From one Salvelinus sp. IW2-2015 linkage group LG11, ASM291031v2, whole genome shotgun sequence genomic stretch:
- the tfap2c gene encoding transcription factor AP-2 gamma isoform X5, protein MSLLERLESDWRERHDGSSNGNPRLPHLPAVSQHIYSPSPSLSHSANSDFQPPYFPPPYQPISYPQSSDPYSHLGDPFNINSIHQSSSNQQQSWPGRHGQEGLGPHSRSGLASQILGLDGGSSGLRREGFRRPELLPPHAHSIESTIIGDNIGLHEMGHGLDDVQLVDDHSIIMADQTVIKKGPVSLPKGNSLGLPFQKESLLGMVSNPTEVFCSVPGRLSLLSSTSKYKVTVAEVQRRLSPPECLNASLLGGVLRRAKSKNGGRSLREKLDKIGLNLPAGRRKAANVTLLTALVEGEAVHLARDFGYSCETEFPAKAIAEYLGRPHVERNEVNSRKNMLLAAKQICKEFTDLLTQDRSPLGNTRPAPILDQGIQGCLTHFSLITHGFGSPAICAAMTSLQNYLNEALKQVDKMYLSSGSDTQGSSDNGSKASDKMEKHRK, encoded by the exons GAAAGGCACGACGGGAGTAGCAATGGGAACCCCCGGTTACCTCACCTCCCCGCGGTGAGCCAGCACATTTACAGCCCGTCACCGTCCCTCTCCCACTCCGCCAACTCAGACTTCCAACCCCCGTACTTCCCGCCTCCATACCAGCCTATATCATACCCCCAGTCCAGTGACCCCTACTCGCACCTCGGCGACCCTTTCAACATCAACTCCATACACCAGTCGTCCTCTAACCAACAGCAGTCATGGCCGGGGCGACATGGTCAAGAAGGACTGGGACCTCATTCGCGAAGCGGACTCGCGAGCCAGATTCTGGGCCTGGACGGCGGCTCGTCCGGCTTGAGGAGAGAAGGCTTCCGTCGGCCAGAGCTGTTACCGCCTCACGCCCATAGCATTGAGTCAACCATCATTGGTGATAACATAGGACTGCATGAAATGGGCCATGGCCTGGATGATGTTCAA CTTGTAGATGACCACAGTATTATAATGGCAGATCAGACAGTCATCAAAAAAG GCCCCGTGTCCCTCCCCAAGGGCAACTCATTGGGCCTGCCCTTCCAGAAGGAGTCCCTGTTAGGCATGGTGTCCAACCCCACCGAGGTGTTCTGCTCAGTGCCTGGACGTCTCTCGCTTCTCAGCTCCACCTCCAAGTACAAGGTGACTGTGGCAGAGGTGCAGCGGCGTCTGTCTCCTCCCGAATGCCTCAACGCCTCTTTGCTGGGGGGAGTCCTACGTAG AGCCAAGTCTAAAAATGGTGGCCGGTCATTGAGAGAGAAGTTGGACAAGATTGGGCTCAACCTGCCCGCTGGAAGGAGAAAGGCTGCTAATGTCACCCTGTTAACTGCACTGGTAGAAG GAGAAGCCGTTCACTTAGCAAGGGATTTTGGCTACTCGTGTGAGACAGAGTTCCCGGCAAAGGCCATCGCTGAATACCTTGGTCGACCACACGTGGAACGTAATGAGGTCAACTCCCGCAAGAACATGCTCCTTGCTGCTAA GCAAATCTGTAAAGAGTTCACCGATCTGCTGACTCAGGACCGTTCGCCTCTGGGGAACACGCGGCCGGCGCCCATCCTGGATCAGGGCATCCAGGGCTGCCTGACCCACTTCAGCCTCATCACCCACGGCTTCGGCTCGCCAGCCATCTGCGCCGCCATGACCTCCCTCCAGAACTACCTGAATGAGGCCCTCAAACAGGTGGACAAAATGTACCTGAGCTCGGGCAGCGACACGCAGGGCTCCTCCGACAACGGTAGCAAAGCCTCTGACAAAATGGAGAAGCACAGGAAATGA
- the tfap2c gene encoding transcription factor AP-2 gamma isoform X3, whose protein sequence is MSLLERLESDWRERHDGSSNGNPRLPHLPAVSQHIYSPSPSLSHSANSDFQPPYFPPPYQPISYPQSSDPYSHLGDPFNINSIHQSSSNQQQSWPGRHGQEGLGPHSRSGLASQILGLDGGSSGLRREGFRRPELLPPHAHSIESTIIGDNIGLHEMGHGLDDVQLVDDHSIIMADQTVIKKVLGLRGGRNLDRLQRTYYEGGILAGEDEGPVSLPKGNSLGLPFQKESLLGMVSNPTEVFCSVPGRLSLLSSTSKYKVTVAEVQRRLSPPECLNASLLGGVLRRAKSKNGGRSLREKLDKIGLNLPAGRRKAANVTLLTALVEGEAVHLARDFGYSCETEFPAKAIAEYLGRPHVERNEVNSRKNMLLAAKQICKEFTDLLTQDRSPLGNTRPAPILDQGIQGCLTHFSLITHGFGSPAICAAMTSLQNYLNEALKQVDKMYLSSGSDTQGSSDNGSKASDKMEKHRK, encoded by the exons GAAAGGCACGACGGGAGTAGCAATGGGAACCCCCGGTTACCTCACCTCCCCGCGGTGAGCCAGCACATTTACAGCCCGTCACCGTCCCTCTCCCACTCCGCCAACTCAGACTTCCAACCCCCGTACTTCCCGCCTCCATACCAGCCTATATCATACCCCCAGTCCAGTGACCCCTACTCGCACCTCGGCGACCCTTTCAACATCAACTCCATACACCAGTCGTCCTCTAACCAACAGCAGTCATGGCCGGGGCGACATGGTCAAGAAGGACTGGGACCTCATTCGCGAAGCGGACTCGCGAGCCAGATTCTGGGCCTGGACGGCGGCTCGTCCGGCTTGAGGAGAGAAGGCTTCCGTCGGCCAGAGCTGTTACCGCCTCACGCCCATAGCATTGAGTCAACCATCATTGGTGATAACATAGGACTGCATGAAATGGGCCATGGCCTGGATGATGTTCAA CTTGTAGATGACCACAGTATTATAATGGCAGATCAGACAGTCATCAAAAAAG TACTAGGACTACGAGGGGGCAGAAACCTTGATCGCTTACAGAGGACTTATTATGAGGGGGGCATTCTTGCGGGTGAGGACGAAG GCCCCGTGTCCCTCCCCAAGGGCAACTCATTGGGCCTGCCCTTCCAGAAGGAGTCCCTGTTAGGCATGGTGTCCAACCCCACCGAGGTGTTCTGCTCAGTGCCTGGACGTCTCTCGCTTCTCAGCTCCACCTCCAAGTACAAGGTGACTGTGGCAGAGGTGCAGCGGCGTCTGTCTCCTCCCGAATGCCTCAACGCCTCTTTGCTGGGGGGAGTCCTACGTAG AGCCAAGTCTAAAAATGGTGGCCGGTCATTGAGAGAGAAGTTGGACAAGATTGGGCTCAACCTGCCCGCTGGAAGGAGAAAGGCTGCTAATGTCACCCTGTTAACTGCACTGGTAGAAG GAGAAGCCGTTCACTTAGCAAGGGATTTTGGCTACTCGTGTGAGACAGAGTTCCCGGCAAAGGCCATCGCTGAATACCTTGGTCGACCACACGTGGAACGTAATGAGGTCAACTCCCGCAAGAACATGCTCCTTGCTGCTAA GCAAATCTGTAAAGAGTTCACCGATCTGCTGACTCAGGACCGTTCGCCTCTGGGGAACACGCGGCCGGCGCCCATCCTGGATCAGGGCATCCAGGGCTGCCTGACCCACTTCAGCCTCATCACCCACGGCTTCGGCTCGCCAGCCATCTGCGCCGCCATGACCTCCCTCCAGAACTACCTGAATGAGGCCCTCAAACAGGTGGACAAAATGTACCTGAGCTCGGGCAGCGACACGCAGGGCTCCTCCGACAACGGTAGCAAAGCCTCTGACAAAATGGAGAAGCACAGGAAATGA
- the tfap2c gene encoding transcription factor AP-2 gamma isoform X1, producing MLWKLADNVKYEDDCEERHDGSSNGNPRLPHLPAVSQHIYSPSPSLSHSANSDFQPPYFPPPYQPISYPQSSDPYSHLGDPFNINSIHQSSSNQQQSWPGRHGQEGLGPHSRSGLASQILGLDGGSSGLRREGFRRPELLPPHAHSIESTIIGDNIGLHEMGHGLDDVQLVDDHSIIMADQTVIKKVLGLRGGRNLDRLQRTYYEGGILAGEDEGPVSLPKGNSLGLPFQKESLLGMVSNPTEVFCSVPGRLSLLSSTSKYKVTVAEVQRRLSPPECLNASLLGGVLRRAKSKNGGRSLREKLDKIGLNLPAGRRKAANVTLLTALVEGEAVHLARDFGYSCETEFPAKAIAEYLGRPHVERNEVNSRKNMLLAAKQICKEFTDLLTQDRSPLGNTRPAPILDQGIQGCLTHFSLITHGFGSPAICAAMTSLQNYLNEALKQVDKMYLSSGSDTQGSSDNGSKASDKMEKHRK from the exons GAAAGGCACGACGGGAGTAGCAATGGGAACCCCCGGTTACCTCACCTCCCCGCGGTGAGCCAGCACATTTACAGCCCGTCACCGTCCCTCTCCCACTCCGCCAACTCAGACTTCCAACCCCCGTACTTCCCGCCTCCATACCAGCCTATATCATACCCCCAGTCCAGTGACCCCTACTCGCACCTCGGCGACCCTTTCAACATCAACTCCATACACCAGTCGTCCTCTAACCAACAGCAGTCATGGCCGGGGCGACATGGTCAAGAAGGACTGGGACCTCATTCGCGAAGCGGACTCGCGAGCCAGATTCTGGGCCTGGACGGCGGCTCGTCCGGCTTGAGGAGAGAAGGCTTCCGTCGGCCAGAGCTGTTACCGCCTCACGCCCATAGCATTGAGTCAACCATCATTGGTGATAACATAGGACTGCATGAAATGGGCCATGGCCTGGATGATGTTCAA CTTGTAGATGACCACAGTATTATAATGGCAGATCAGACAGTCATCAAAAAAG TACTAGGACTACGAGGGGGCAGAAACCTTGATCGCTTACAGAGGACTTATTATGAGGGGGGCATTCTTGCGGGTGAGGACGAAG GCCCCGTGTCCCTCCCCAAGGGCAACTCATTGGGCCTGCCCTTCCAGAAGGAGTCCCTGTTAGGCATGGTGTCCAACCCCACCGAGGTGTTCTGCTCAGTGCCTGGACGTCTCTCGCTTCTCAGCTCCACCTCCAAGTACAAGGTGACTGTGGCAGAGGTGCAGCGGCGTCTGTCTCCTCCCGAATGCCTCAACGCCTCTTTGCTGGGGGGAGTCCTACGTAG AGCCAAGTCTAAAAATGGTGGCCGGTCATTGAGAGAGAAGTTGGACAAGATTGGGCTCAACCTGCCCGCTGGAAGGAGAAAGGCTGCTAATGTCACCCTGTTAACTGCACTGGTAGAAG GAGAAGCCGTTCACTTAGCAAGGGATTTTGGCTACTCGTGTGAGACAGAGTTCCCGGCAAAGGCCATCGCTGAATACCTTGGTCGACCACACGTGGAACGTAATGAGGTCAACTCCCGCAAGAACATGCTCCTTGCTGCTAA GCAAATCTGTAAAGAGTTCACCGATCTGCTGACTCAGGACCGTTCGCCTCTGGGGAACACGCGGCCGGCGCCCATCCTGGATCAGGGCATCCAGGGCTGCCTGACCCACTTCAGCCTCATCACCCACGGCTTCGGCTCGCCAGCCATCTGCGCCGCCATGACCTCCCTCCAGAACTACCTGAATGAGGCCCTCAAACAGGTGGACAAAATGTACCTGAGCTCGGGCAGCGACACGCAGGGCTCCTCCGACAACGGTAGCAAAGCCTCTGACAAAATGGAGAAGCACAGGAAATGA
- the tfap2c gene encoding transcription factor AP-2 gamma isoform X2 has translation MLWKLADNVKYEDDCEERHDGSSNGNPRLPHLPAVSQHIYSPSPSLSHSANSDFQPPYFPPPYQPISYPQSSDPYSHLGDPFNINSIHQSSSNQQQSWPGRHGQEGLGPHSRSGLASQILGLDGGSSGLRREGFRRPELLPPHAHSIESTIIGDNIGLHEMGHGLDDVQLVDDHSIIMADQTVIKKVLGLRGGRNLDRLQRTYYEGGILAGPVSLPKGNSLGLPFQKESLLGMVSNPTEVFCSVPGRLSLLSSTSKYKVTVAEVQRRLSPPECLNASLLGGVLRRAKSKNGGRSLREKLDKIGLNLPAGRRKAANVTLLTALVEGEAVHLARDFGYSCETEFPAKAIAEYLGRPHVERNEVNSRKNMLLAAKQICKEFTDLLTQDRSPLGNTRPAPILDQGIQGCLTHFSLITHGFGSPAICAAMTSLQNYLNEALKQVDKMYLSSGSDTQGSSDNGSKASDKMEKHRK, from the exons GAAAGGCACGACGGGAGTAGCAATGGGAACCCCCGGTTACCTCACCTCCCCGCGGTGAGCCAGCACATTTACAGCCCGTCACCGTCCCTCTCCCACTCCGCCAACTCAGACTTCCAACCCCCGTACTTCCCGCCTCCATACCAGCCTATATCATACCCCCAGTCCAGTGACCCCTACTCGCACCTCGGCGACCCTTTCAACATCAACTCCATACACCAGTCGTCCTCTAACCAACAGCAGTCATGGCCGGGGCGACATGGTCAAGAAGGACTGGGACCTCATTCGCGAAGCGGACTCGCGAGCCAGATTCTGGGCCTGGACGGCGGCTCGTCCGGCTTGAGGAGAGAAGGCTTCCGTCGGCCAGAGCTGTTACCGCCTCACGCCCATAGCATTGAGTCAACCATCATTGGTGATAACATAGGACTGCATGAAATGGGCCATGGCCTGGATGATGTTCAA CTTGTAGATGACCACAGTATTATAATGGCAGATCAGACAGTCATCAAAAAAG TACTAGGACTACGAGGGGGCAGAAACCTTGATCGCTTACAGAGGACTTATTATGAGGGGGGCATTCTTGCGG GCCCCGTGTCCCTCCCCAAGGGCAACTCATTGGGCCTGCCCTTCCAGAAGGAGTCCCTGTTAGGCATGGTGTCCAACCCCACCGAGGTGTTCTGCTCAGTGCCTGGACGTCTCTCGCTTCTCAGCTCCACCTCCAAGTACAAGGTGACTGTGGCAGAGGTGCAGCGGCGTCTGTCTCCTCCCGAATGCCTCAACGCCTCTTTGCTGGGGGGAGTCCTACGTAG AGCCAAGTCTAAAAATGGTGGCCGGTCATTGAGAGAGAAGTTGGACAAGATTGGGCTCAACCTGCCCGCTGGAAGGAGAAAGGCTGCTAATGTCACCCTGTTAACTGCACTGGTAGAAG GAGAAGCCGTTCACTTAGCAAGGGATTTTGGCTACTCGTGTGAGACAGAGTTCCCGGCAAAGGCCATCGCTGAATACCTTGGTCGACCACACGTGGAACGTAATGAGGTCAACTCCCGCAAGAACATGCTCCTTGCTGCTAA GCAAATCTGTAAAGAGTTCACCGATCTGCTGACTCAGGACCGTTCGCCTCTGGGGAACACGCGGCCGGCGCCCATCCTGGATCAGGGCATCCAGGGCTGCCTGACCCACTTCAGCCTCATCACCCACGGCTTCGGCTCGCCAGCCATCTGCGCCGCCATGACCTCCCTCCAGAACTACCTGAATGAGGCCCTCAAACAGGTGGACAAAATGTACCTGAGCTCGGGCAGCGACACGCAGGGCTCCTCCGACAACGGTAGCAAAGCCTCTGACAAAATGGAGAAGCACAGGAAATGA
- the tfap2c gene encoding transcription factor AP-2 gamma isoform X4 yields the protein MLWKLADNVKYEDDCEERHDGSSNGNPRLPHLPAVSQHIYSPSPSLSHSANSDFQPPYFPPPYQPISYPQSSDPYSHLGDPFNINSIHQSSSNQQQSWPGRHGQEGLGPHSRSGLASQILGLDGGSSGLRREGFRRPELLPPHAHSIESTIIGDNIGLHEMGHGLDDVQLVDDHSIIMADQTVIKKGPVSLPKGNSLGLPFQKESLLGMVSNPTEVFCSVPGRLSLLSSTSKYKVTVAEVQRRLSPPECLNASLLGGVLRRAKSKNGGRSLREKLDKIGLNLPAGRRKAANVTLLTALVEGEAVHLARDFGYSCETEFPAKAIAEYLGRPHVERNEVNSRKNMLLAAKQICKEFTDLLTQDRSPLGNTRPAPILDQGIQGCLTHFSLITHGFGSPAICAAMTSLQNYLNEALKQVDKMYLSSGSDTQGSSDNGSKASDKMEKHRK from the exons GAAAGGCACGACGGGAGTAGCAATGGGAACCCCCGGTTACCTCACCTCCCCGCGGTGAGCCAGCACATTTACAGCCCGTCACCGTCCCTCTCCCACTCCGCCAACTCAGACTTCCAACCCCCGTACTTCCCGCCTCCATACCAGCCTATATCATACCCCCAGTCCAGTGACCCCTACTCGCACCTCGGCGACCCTTTCAACATCAACTCCATACACCAGTCGTCCTCTAACCAACAGCAGTCATGGCCGGGGCGACATGGTCAAGAAGGACTGGGACCTCATTCGCGAAGCGGACTCGCGAGCCAGATTCTGGGCCTGGACGGCGGCTCGTCCGGCTTGAGGAGAGAAGGCTTCCGTCGGCCAGAGCTGTTACCGCCTCACGCCCATAGCATTGAGTCAACCATCATTGGTGATAACATAGGACTGCATGAAATGGGCCATGGCCTGGATGATGTTCAA CTTGTAGATGACCACAGTATTATAATGGCAGATCAGACAGTCATCAAAAAAG GCCCCGTGTCCCTCCCCAAGGGCAACTCATTGGGCCTGCCCTTCCAGAAGGAGTCCCTGTTAGGCATGGTGTCCAACCCCACCGAGGTGTTCTGCTCAGTGCCTGGACGTCTCTCGCTTCTCAGCTCCACCTCCAAGTACAAGGTGACTGTGGCAGAGGTGCAGCGGCGTCTGTCTCCTCCCGAATGCCTCAACGCCTCTTTGCTGGGGGGAGTCCTACGTAG AGCCAAGTCTAAAAATGGTGGCCGGTCATTGAGAGAGAAGTTGGACAAGATTGGGCTCAACCTGCCCGCTGGAAGGAGAAAGGCTGCTAATGTCACCCTGTTAACTGCACTGGTAGAAG GAGAAGCCGTTCACTTAGCAAGGGATTTTGGCTACTCGTGTGAGACAGAGTTCCCGGCAAAGGCCATCGCTGAATACCTTGGTCGACCACACGTGGAACGTAATGAGGTCAACTCCCGCAAGAACATGCTCCTTGCTGCTAA GCAAATCTGTAAAGAGTTCACCGATCTGCTGACTCAGGACCGTTCGCCTCTGGGGAACACGCGGCCGGCGCCCATCCTGGATCAGGGCATCCAGGGCTGCCTGACCCACTTCAGCCTCATCACCCACGGCTTCGGCTCGCCAGCCATCTGCGCCGCCATGACCTCCCTCCAGAACTACCTGAATGAGGCCCTCAAACAGGTGGACAAAATGTACCTGAGCTCGGGCAGCGACACGCAGGGCTCCTCCGACAACGGTAGCAAAGCCTCTGACAAAATGGAGAAGCACAGGAAATGA